The following coding sequences are from one Rutidosis leptorrhynchoides isolate AG116_Rl617_1_P2 chromosome 11, CSIRO_AGI_Rlap_v1, whole genome shotgun sequence window:
- the LOC139875986 gene encoding uncharacterized protein, producing MEMENNGMFSNNISGGSGMLGLEMSLNNHPQQQQNSNFHHHQPPFAAEYTPKKRSSTTTDEEEQPHNNPSTTEESGGDLNLRKGSPWQRMKWTDNMVRLLIMVVFYIGDEVGSDQVQGSDTAAKKKSGAGGGGCGGGGVMQKKGKWKSVSKAMMERGFYVSPQQCEDKFNDLNKRYKRVNDILGKGTACKVVENQSLLENMDHLSPKMKEEARKLLNSKHLFFREMCAYHNTCGGGSGGSGIVHNSSPQDVAITEQRSSYRPNCVHDNDNDNDNDHEEEDDEEEDDGDEEDDEGLSSRKRGRMSEIEGYENVVQQFNGELSLMIQDMTKSVREKRQWVKVKMMQLEEQRVGYQGESYELEKQRLKWLKFSCKKEREMEIEKIRNERMKLENERMVLLLKQKEMELVDLQQQYSCNPHHRRTSDASLFNG from the coding sequence ATGGAAATGGAGAATAATGGCATGTTTTCTAATAACATTTCCGGTGGGTCCGGAATGTTAGGGCTTGAAATGTCATTAAACAATCATCCTCAACAACAACAAAATTCCAAtttccaccaccatcaaccaccgttCGCCGCCGAATACACACCCAAAAAGAGATCTTCAACAACAACTGATGAAGAAGAACAACCTCATAACAACCCTTCAACCACCGAAGAAAGTGGTGGTGATTTGAATTTAAGAAAAGGGTCACCATGGCAAAGAATGAAATGGACAGATAATATGGTAAGATTGTTGATAATGGTGGTTTTTTACATCGGAGATGAAGTGGGGTCTGATCAAGTACAGGGTTCCGACACGGCGGCGAAGAAAAAATCCGGCGCCGgcggtggtggttgtggtggtggtggggtGATGCAAAAAAAGGGCAAGTGGAAATCAGTTTCTAAAGCAATGATGGAAAGAGGGTTTTATGTGTCACCACAACAATGTGAAGATAAATTTAATGATTTGAATAAAAGATATAAAAGGGTTAATGATATATTAGGAAAGGGGACAGCTTGTAAAGTTGTTGAGAATCAAAGTTTGTTAGAAAATATGGATCATTTGTCACCTAAAATGAAAGAAGAAGCAAGAAAATTGCTTAATTCTAAGCATCTTTTCTTTAGGGAAATGTGTGCTTATCACAATActtgtggtggtggtagtggtggtagtgGTATTGTGCATAATTCTTCACCACAAGATGTTGCTATAACCGAACAAAGGTCGAGTTATAGACCGAATTGTGTccatgataacgataatgataacgataatgatcATGAAGAAGAGGATGATGAGGAAGAGGATGATGGTGATGAGGAGGATGATGAGGGATTATCGAGTCGAAAAAGGGGTAGGATGAGTGAAATTGAGGGATATGAGAATGTGGTGCAACAATTTAATGGTGAATTGAGTTTAATGATACAAGATATGACAAAAAGTGTAAGGGAAAAAAGACaatgggtgaaggtaaaaatgatgcaaTTGGAAGAACAAAGAGTAGGGTATCAAGGTGAATCATATGAATTAGAGAAACAAAGATTGAAATGGTTGAAATTTAGTTGTAAAAAAGAAAGAGAAATGGAGATTGAGAAGATaagaaatgaaagaatgaagcttgAGAATGAAAGAATGGTGCTTTTGTTAAAGCAAAAGGAAATGGaattagttgatcttcaacaacaaTATTCATGTAATCCTCATCATAGAAGGACAAGTGATGCATCTTTATTTAATGGTTGA